CTCCTCTGCTCCGAAACGAAGCATATGCTGGGTAGTTTGCTGGCAATCTATAAAATGAAATTTGTTTTTAGCCAAAAAACCAACAAGTTTAACCAGGGCTACCTTGGAAGCATCAGGCAGGAAATAAAACATGGACTCTCCAAAAAATGCCTTGCCCAGGGATACCCCATAAACTCCGCCAGCAAGCTTATTGTTGCTCCAGACTTCCACTGAATGAGCGTAACCTGATTTATGCAGACGAATATAAGCATCCATCATTTCAGGTACAATCCATGTTCCATTACCGTCCGGGCGTGACACGCCCGCGCAATACTCTATTACTCTTTCAAATGCCCTGTCTGCAGTGACTGTGAAGCGTCCGGAATTCAGAGTGCGGCGCAGGCTGCGAGAGATATGCAGTTTCTCCGGATAAAGAATCAGCCTGGGGCTGGGAGCCCACCATAAGATGGGGGAGCCTGGGCTGTACCAGGGAAAAATACCCTTGGAATAGGCGTTAAGCAGTCGCTGTTCACTCAAGTCCCCGCCTATGGCAAGTAATCCATCCGGGTCAGCGTTTTCAGGGTGGGGAAATACCGTGCCCTTGGTCAGAAAAGATACACTCACTCATTTACTTTAAAGTTGAAAGTTAAATAGCTTTCTTTCATGACTGATAAACTATGCTGATACTTTAAAATTAAGCTTGTCTTTTTTTCTGTTTAACTCCACCTTTATAACAGAATTTTTGTCAGTATTTTCAAACAAAAGTTTTTCAGCCAGGGGGTCTTTAATTTCTTCCTGTATAACCCTGCTTAAGGGTCTGGCCCCGAATGCCGGATCAAATCCTTTGCGGGCCAGCCAGGCTCTGGCAGGTTTTGAAAGTTCAATGCTTAACTTCTTGTCAGTGAGACGCTGGTTGAGTTCTACAATGTTTTTGTCAACAATGGATTCCATAACACCAGTACTTAAGGGTTCAAATGGAACTATAGCATCCAGACGGTTTCTGAATTCCGGGCTGAAAAGTTTTTGTACTGCATTGATGCCCTTGGCGCTTAAGTCACTGGAGCTTTCCTGGCCAAAACCTATGCTCTTGGAGCTCATTTCTCTTGCTCCGGCATTGGAGGTCATAAGCAAAGTGGCATGTCTGAAGTCAGCTTTTCGGCCATTATTATCTGTTAGTGTGGCATAATCCATGATTTGTAATAATATGTTGAACATGTCGGGGTGGGCCTTTTCAATTTCATCCAAGAGCAGAATGCAATAGGGGTTTTTGCGGATGGCCTCTGTCAGCAAACCACCCTGGTCAAAACCTACATATCCGGGAGGTGCCCCTATAAGCCTGGCCACTGCATGTTTTTCCATATATTCGCTCATATCAAACCGTATGAATTTGACATTCAAAACCTGGGCCAGCTGCTTGGAAAGTTCTGTTTTACCAACTCCGGTGGGGCCGATGAGTAAAAAACTGCCAACTGGTTTGTTAGGCTCACGCAAACCGGCCTTGGACCTTTTGATGGCTTTGGCAAGGATGTTTACTGCATTGTCCTGACCAAAAATGACTTTTTTAAGATCATGATCCAACTCGTGCAGTCTTGCTCTATCCGAACTGGAAATCTGCTGCATGGGGATTCTGGCCATGCTGGCAATGACTTTTTCAATATCTTTGGGTGTGATCTGCTTTTTGCCTTTGGGAGCACCTTCCAGAACGTGAATGGAACCTGCCTCATCCATAACATCAATGGCTTTGTCAGGAAGGAAACGATCATTTATAAACCGTGCTGAGAGATCAACAGCAGATTCTATGGCCGATGGCATGTATCTAACCTTATGAAATTCTTCGTAGTAAGGTTTCAGTCCCTTGAGAATGGCAATACTTTCAGTCAGTCCTGGTTCTGGCAAGTCGATTTTCTGAAAACGCCTGGAAAGCGCTTTGTCTTTTTCAAAGTGATTCTTGTACTCTTCATAAGTTGAGGAGCCAATGCAGCGTACTTCGCCGGAAGCGAGGACCGGCTTCAAGATATTGGATGCATCCATGGAGCCGCCGCTTGTAGCTCCTGCTCCGACAATGGTATGTATTTCATCAATGAATAAAATTGCACCTTTGATATTTTTGATTTCATTGATCACGCCTTTAAGCCGGGCTTCAAAATCTCCTCGAAATTTGGTTCCGGCCAGAAGGGAACCCATATCAAGAGCAAATATTTTTGTTTTGAGAAAGGATTCAGGAACTTTCTTTTCAGATATGCGAAGAGCAAGACCTTCGGCCATGGCAGTTTTACCCACACCGGGATCACCTACGAAAATTGGATTGTTTTTTCTGCGCCGCAGAAGCACCTGAATAACGCGTTTCATTTCCATTTCACGTCCCACCAATGGGTCGATAAGTCCCTTGGCGGCTTTCTGGACTAAGTTTTCGGTATATTGCTCCAGAAAGCTCTTTCCTTTTTTCTCTTTAGGCTTGCATCCAGGGCAGGCGGATCCCGGCTGATCAGTGTCCATTTCGTGAGAAATATACTCCAGAACATCAAGTCTGGTCAGCCCCTGAGTCCTCAGGTAGTAAACAGCAAACGCGTCATCCTCTTCAAGCATTACAGCAAGAAGGTCTCCTGCCTGGATCATGTTTTTGCCTGCTGACTGCACATGCTTAAGCGCCTTGTGCATTACTCTTTGAACTCCTATGGTCTGAACAATTTCACGATCCCCTGAGGGGGGCAATACTTCGAGATGGTCAAGAAAAAATCTTTCCAACTGGTTTTTCAGTTTGAAAAGATCAGCTCCACATCCGGACAATACCTGTTTACCCTTGTTGTCCAGAAGGTATGCGTAGAGTATATGTTCAAGGGTCAGATACTCATGGTGCCTGACTTTGACTTCCCGAATGGCTCTGGCAATAATTCTTTCAAGTTCGCTGCTTAACATTTATACCTCTTCCATGGTGCATTTGAGGGGATAACCTTCTTTCCTGGCCATACTTTTTACCATAACAACCTTGGTCTCTGCAACCTCGGCAGTATAGATACCGCATATGCCGATGCCGTTTTTATGAACGCTCATCATAATCTGAACAGCTTCTCCCTCGGTTTTGTTAAATACTTTCTGCAGTACATAGATGACAAATTCCATGGTGGTATAGTCGTCATTGTGCAAAAGCACCTTGAACCGCCTGGGTTCCCGAATTTCATCATCCTCGAATGCTTCCTGGGAGACCTGTTCGTCAGTTATTTCTCTGGTCATAGTTTGAAACCCTAATATTTAAAAAATAAAAGTCAATCTTTCGTGCCCTGTTGATGTTATGAAGTTCACAGAAAGCAAATGGTTTTCTGTATCGCATCTGTTTAGCGCTTCTAAGTAACTAGAATCGTTTTGCTAATAAAATCAAACGCTTATATTTTTCACATTTTCACGATTTTAACTTTGATTGATGCACATTTGCCAGAAAAGTTCCGTCAAAGATGGGAGCTTTGCGCCTGGCACAGCTTCCTGCCCGGAGGCTTACAGCCCGGAGGGGGACTGTCCCAATTTTCAGAAAAGTGACAGACTCGTAAAGTTACTCACAGGTTCGGTCCCGGGCCGCCCGGGTGAGGAGCTTTTAAGGAAAGCAGGGGACAGGCATTCCGGGCCCCACTTGAGCGTCAATTTGTGCTCTAAATGTGGTGAACAGGTACGAATTTCTGACATAAAAAATACACAGCAAGTCCAACACCGGATCGATTCACCTGGTGCAGTGTTAATCAGGGTAACAGATACTTTCCAGGCACAGCCCCTTAGCCGGTGCTGTAGCTGGGCCTGTGGTGCGGTCTTTGCCTTTCATGAGCTGATCAAGATAATGAACAGGGTACTTGTTTCGTCCAATAACCTCAAGGGTGCCGGCTATGTTTCTGACCATTTGTTTTAAAAAACCGTCGGCAGAGATGCGCAGAACTGTTTCCTGAGGATACAGTCCAGCTGAAAAGGAAACTTTATGGACAGTCCTTGTACATGTGTTGACGCTGCTTCCGGTATTCATAAAGGCTCTGAAATCATGCCTGCCCACAAGCGAAGCAGCAGCCTCAGTCATAGCCTTGATATCCAGCGGGCCTGTTTTATGAACATAGCGTCTTCGCTGAGGATATACAAAGAGTTTTTCTGTCCAGTAAGTGTAATTATAGGTTTTGGACAGGGCGCTGAACCTTGAGTGGAAATCTCTGGATACTGTCTGAAGATCAATGACCCTGATGGATGAGGGCAACAGGCTGTTGAGGGCTTTGTTCCAAGGCAGGGATATTTTATCATCTGGTGGATCAAAGTGGGCCACCTGACCTAGGGCGTGGGTTCCGGCATCTGTCCTGCCTGCTCCATGGACCCTTACCTGACAGGAGCAAATTCTGCTGATGGCTTTCTCCAGAGTTCCCTGGACTGTTGGCTGTTCATGCTGTAATTGCCAGCCATTATATTCTGTTCCATCATAGGCCAGGGTCAGCCGAATACGTGTCAGTTCCATTGCGAACCCTGAATAATCATTTTTTCAGCCATTAATTTGTTAAGGTCATTGAGAACAGCCATTTTTCCGGCAGCCCAGTCAGGTGCCAGAAGTTCACCTGGAGCGGGATCTCCGGTAAGACGGTGGATAACAATGTCCGGTCGCAGTCTGGACAAGGCCTGGACAGTCCAGGATATATATTCATGCAGACTTAGAGGCGTATATTCTCCCTGATACCACATTTGGGCCATGGCAGTTCCGCGGCAGACATAAAGATTGTGGATTTTTATTCCCTGGACAGGGAGGTCATTAATAAAGTTAATGGTTTTCCTAAAGTTATGGATATTTTCCCCGGGCAGGCCTGCAATCACATGAGCACAGACCTTTATGCCAAGATTGTGCGCCATGGTGCAGGCCAGAGCAAAATCATCCGCCTTATGTCCTCTGTTGATACGCTGCAGGGTTAAATCGTCAGAGCTTTGCAGGCCAAGGTCTAACCATATTTCCTGTGCTGGAAAAGAAGCAAGAATTTGACATTTTTCCCTGTTTAGACAGTCAGGTCTGGTGCCCAGGCACAAAACAGCAAGGTCTTTCATGTCTGTGATTTGCTCAAGAGTGCTGGTAAGATGCCGGGAAGAACAATAAGTATTGGAATAAGACTGCAGGTATGCAGCCAGTTTCAATGATTTATTTTTTTTGAGCAGTTTTTCTCTGAATAGATTGTATTGATCTTTTAAAGAGATGTCTTTATTGAATAGTCCTGTACCTGATCCCTGCTCATTACAGAATGTACAGCCTTTGAAAGATATGGTTCCATCCCTGTTGGGGCAGCTGAAGCCTGCGTCTAAAGGTACTTTTCTTACCCTGGTTCCGAATTTTTTTTTCCAGTATGAAGATAGTTTATTATAAAATTCCATGGCTTTGGTAGTTATGCCCTTTTATCTTTCACAGGCCTGGTCAGTTTTTTCTGCAAAAAATGCACCCTGCGCAATATTGCCTGACCAGGGTTATTCTGGTAAGGAGATTGTTATGCGATTTTGAAAATCAAGTCGGTAACTTGAGAGTTAATTGTTATCAGTTGTTAGTTAATTGTTAATAGTTAAAGAAAAAAGATCATGATTTTTAGTGGTTAGGCTGTATGCATGTCTGGACAACAAAGGTTTTGAAAGGTGCAGTAAATTCAAGGTGTTGCACGAGAACTTATGTCTGTCCAGTTACCTGACAGCCTAATTTAATTTCAACAATAGATGTATGAGGAAAGTATGCCAAGAATACTGGATAAAATATTCGGTGCTGTATCCAACGATCTGGCCATTGACTTAGGTACTGCTAATACCTGTGTTTATGTCAAAGGTAAAGGGATAGTCCTTAGTGAACCTTCGGTGGTGGCTGTGAAAAAAGACTCCCGAGGGACCAATAAGGTGCTTTCAGTGGGCAGCGAGGCCAAAAAGATGCTGGGCAGAACACCCGGTAATATCACTGCCATAAGGCCAATGAAAGACGGGGTTATTGCTGATTTTGAGGTGACAGAGGCCATGCTCAGGCACTTTATTTCCAAGGTGCATAACAGTCGTCGTCTGGTCAGGCCCAGAATAATTATTTGTGTGCCCACGGGCATCACTCAGGTGGAAAAAAGGGCAGTAAAGGAGTCAGCTCAAAGCGCCGGGGCCAGAGAGGTTTATCTCATTGAAGAGCCCATGGCGGCAGCTATAGGTGCCAACCTGCCCATTACCGAACCTACTTCAAATATGGTTGTGGATATTGGAGGCGGCACTACAGAAGTGGCTGTGATTTCCCTTTCAGGCATTGTTTACAGTCGTTCAGTGCGAGTTGGCGGTGACAAAATGGATGATGCCATCAAACACCATGTTAAACGCAAATACAACATGCTCATTGGAGAAGGCAGCGCTGAAGCCATTAAAACCACCATTGCGTCGGCCTATCCTCTTGACGAGGAACAGGAAATGGTAGTCAAGGGCCGTGATCTGGTTTCTGGAATACCTCAGAATATCACTATTACTTCTGAAGAAGTGCGCAAGGCCATTTCAGAGCAGGTTGACAGTATTGTACAGGCGGTCAGAGTTGCTTTGGAGCAGACCCCTCCGGAACTGGCAGCTGATATTGTTGACCGTGGCATAGTCCTGACCGGGGGTGGAGCTTTATTAAAAGGCCTTGACCAGCTGCTGAGGGATGAAACATCCCTGCCCATCACAGTTGTTGATGATCCTTTATCCACAGTAGTTATGGGCTCAGGAAAGGTACTGGACAGCTTAGATGTCCTTAAGGAGGTTACGATAGATTAGCTTGGAAATCTCGCAAAAAAAAATCATCGGGCTTTTGTTCCTTTTTATAATTCTTTACCTGAGTCTGTACACCTGGAATGCCAGGTCCGGAGTTCTGGACCGTTTAGCTGCCTATACCGGGCTTGAGTTTGTGGGATGGGTGATCAAGCCTGGAAAGTTGCTGCACAACCATGCCGCTGATTTTTGGTCTACATATATAGATCTGGTGGCCGTGCACAAAGAAAACAAAGCTTTAAAGCAGCAGGTGAAAGAGCTTAAACTGCAGATTATGGCTAAGTCTGAGCGGGCTGCTTCAGCGTCCCGGCTGGAAAGTATGCTTGGATTTGCACCTCCATCAGGCTGGCAAAGCTCAGGTGCCAGGGTGGTGGCGCATGATTTTGGGCCAATAGGAGCCCTGAACTCTCTAATTGTCGATAAAGGCAAGCTTCAGGGCGTTGCGGTAGATATGCCGGTGATTCATCCTGACGGTGTTGTGGGCAGAACGTTCAGGAACGGGCTGAACTTTTCTTCAGTTCTCATTCTCTCGGATCCCAACAGCAGAATTCCTGTTATAAGCTCAGAAACAAGAGTACCGGGTATTATTTCCGGGCAGGGGTATCAAAAACCTCTTACTTTACAATATGTTCATCTCAATTCTCAACTTGAAAAAGGGGAAATGCTGGTCACATCCGGCCTGGCCGGGATATACCCCAAGGGACTGCCTGTAGCCAGAGTCAGTTCAATATTACGATCTGAAGTTTCACTTTTTCTAATAGTAGAAGCTGAGCCAATGGTTGATTTCAGGAAATTGGAGGAGATTATGGTTCTCAATAAAGACGAAAGACTTAAGATCAGAGATCTTGGTTTTGAGGGTTAGGTATATTGAAGCAGGTTTATTTCTGGCTTATTTTCAGTGTACTGGCGGTCTGGGGGCAGTACTTCGTTCCATCCATGGATTTTTTTACACCAGGGCTTGTAGTGTTATTGCAGCTTGGTCATGTTTCCATGGCTATGTGGTTGGGATTTTTCTGGATGATGGTACAGGAGGGTGCTGGGGGGCTGGCATTTGGAGCTATGATCCTTTTTTATTCCGGCATGATTGTTTTCTTTTATATTGGCGGGGTTTTTTTTGAAGTAAGTAATTTTTTATTTACATTTCTGATTTTTGTTTTTCTCGTCTTTTTTATGAGGGTGGTTGTCTCGGTTCTTGCTTCACTGCAAGGGGCTGTTTTGCCGGACAACTTCCTTCTCCATGACATACTGGTGCAGACAGGACTTTATTTTCTTGTCTGGATCGTAACGTTTAATCTCTTCAAAAAGCATTGTATTCATGAGCCAGTTCAAAGGTAGCAGCTTTTCATATGAAAAGTTTGGAGCCTGCCTGCTGCTTTTTTTAATTTTTATGCTTTTCAGCATCTTTGCACTCAGGCTGTGGTACCTGCAAGTGTATAAGGGAGAGTATTTTTCTCAGAAGGCAAGGGAAAATGTTGAGCGCAGACAGCATATATATGCGCCGCGGGGGCTGATATCCGACAGAAATGGTGTTCTACTGGCTGTCAATGAGCCATCTTACAGCCTGGCCATAGTCAGAGAGGACTGCCCGGATATTTCAGCTACCTTGAATCAGATCAGTGCCTGGACAGGTAAGGAATTACAGGAAATCGAGGCGGAGTTTCAGCGCGGCAGAAGTATGGTCAGATCTTTTGAAAATCAGATACTTGTTCCCAACCTGTCATTTGACATGCTGACCAGGGTTGAAACAGGATCACCATACTGGCCGGGGGTGAAAATTGTGGTTCAGCCCCGACGAAGGTATCTACAGGGTGAAGTTTTGTCTCATGTTCTCGGATATGTGGCCAGGGCCAACGAAGCAGAGTTACAGCGTGATCCTGAGTTGCGTCTCGGTGACAATGTGGGCAAATCAGGTCTTGAACTGACCATGGAACATACCTTGCGCGGCAAAAAAGGGCTGAAAAGGATGGAAGTCGACGCTTCAGGCAGGGTGTTGCATGAAGAAGAGATTGTTGCCCCTGTTTCCGGTCAAGATATAAGCCTCAGTATAGACCTTGATCTGCAGCAGAAAGCTCACAGCCTTATGGATGGCAAATCGGGATCGGTTGTTATCATAGATGCAGATACAGGCCAGATAATGGCCTTAGTAAGCACGCCGAGTTACGATAATAATGAATTTGTCTTTGGTATCTCTCACCAGAACTGGCAGGAACTTCTGAACAATCCTCACCATCCACTACAAAACAGAAGTATCCAGAGTACCTATCCACCTGGATCAGTATTTAAGCTAATAATGGCGGGCATGGCCCATATGGATCCAGAGGTCCGCACCACGGACCGGGTATTCTGTCCCGGACAAATGCGTCTTGGAAACAGAATTTTTCGATGCTGGCACAGCCATGGCTGGGTGGATATGACCAAGTCCCTGGTAGAGTCATGTGATGTGTATTATTATCAGCTTGGTGACAGGTTCGGTGTGGACAGGATCAGCAGTTTCTCAAAAGGCAGCGGTCTGGGCAAAAGGACCGGCATAGACCTTCCTCATGAAAGGGCAGGGCTAATTCCCACGAGAGAGTGGAAAAGGCAAAGGTTTAATGAAGGCTGGAGAGGAGGGGACAACCTTAATCTTTCTATAGGTCAGGGCTTCACTCTGGTTACTCCTTTGCAGATCGCTCGCTTTACTGCCGCACTAATAAACGGAGGCTATCTGTATAAACCTTCTCTTCTTTTAGACGAAGTCAGAGCAGATCCTGAAAAGCTTCCCTGGAGCGAAGGGGCACGTGACTTTGTTTACAGAACCATGATTGAAACTGTTGATGGTGACAGAGGTACGGCAAGAAGACTTAGAACTTCAGGGGTTGTTGTGGGGGGTAAAACCGGAACTGCTCAGGTAGTGCGTCTTTTGCCCGAACATAAGGAAGATGATCCTGAAGCAGTGGAATACTGGCTCAGGCACCATGGCTGGATGGCTGCATTTGCCCATGCCGAGGGAAGAAGGTACTCCATTACAGTTCTCGTAGAGCATGGAGGTTCAGGCAGCGGAGCCGCCGGTCCAGTAGTCAGGGGGCTTCTGGACCATATTTTCAAGAAAGATAAAGCTGGTTGATATTATATCCATATATTCATCATAGAATCATGATTGACAGACAACTTTTCTTCTATATCAACTGGCCCATGCTGGCTGTACTGTTTCTGCTTTTTACCGCTGGAGTTCTGAATCTTTACTCTGCCAGTGCATTCAGGGTTGGGGACGGCATGGCTCTGACCATATTTTACCAGAGACAGATTATCTGGGGTGGTATAAGCCTGGTTTTCATGCTGGCGGTTATGCTTTTTGATTACAGACATTTGAAAACCGTGTCCTGGTCAGTATATATGCTGGCTTTATTTTTTCTGGTAATAGTCCTTTTCTGGGGCAAGTCCATATACGGGGCTCAACGCTGGATTGACCTGGGAATATTTAACTTTCAGCCAAGTGAATTCGCCAAAATAGGTGTGCTGCTTATGGGGGCTGCTTTTCTAGCCAGGCACAAGCCACCCCTGGGCTTTAAGGATCTCTGCAAGATAATGGTCATTGTTTTAGTCCCGGCCTACCTCATAACCAGGCAGCCTGACCTTGGATCTGCCCTGCTGCTTATATTTCTGATATGCGGGATGGTATTATTTCACGGAATAAAAAAAAGCCTGTTTAAAATTATATTACTAACTTTGCCCCTGATAGCACCTCTGGGCTGGATGTTTCTCAAGGATTATCAGAAAACCCGACTTCTTTCGTTTCTTGATCCGAGCCAGGATCCACTGGGCTCGGGATATCATGTTATTCAGTCACAAATTGCTGTTGGATCAGGAGGTTTCTGGGGAAAGGGTTTCATGGAAGGCACTCAGAGCCAGCTGCGCTTCCTGCCCGAAAAGCATACTGACTTTGCGTTTTCAGTTTTTGGAGAAGAGTGGGGCTTTATCGGGGCAGTTGCTCTGCTCTCGCTTTTTTGTTTTTTTTTGTATCAGATTTTTTTATGTTCACAGGAAGCTAAAGACAGGTTCGGCTCTCTTCTGTGCGCAGGGGTATTTTTCTATTTTTTCTGGCAGATTCTTATCAATATCGGCATGGTACTGGGATTGATGCCGGTAGTTGGCATTCCGCTGCCTTTCATCAGTTATGGAGGTACTTCCATGCTGGTTAACTTTATAATGATTGGTCTTGTGCTGAATGTATCAATGCGCAGGTTCATGTTTAAGAGTTGATATGCTGAACATATTTAAGAGCACCCCCAAATCAAAAGGAGTGATGATGGCCAAAGACGAAATAAATGCGTTCATGGGTATGGGAACCTCATATCAGGGAAAGCTGGAGTTTAAGGGTACTGTACGCATTGATGGAGATTTTGAGGGCGAGATTGAATCCGACGGCACATTGATTGTGGGCAACGAAGCAACTGTCAAGGGCAATGTTAGAGTCGGTCAGATGGTTTTGAGCGGAAAGTTTGATGGGATACTCAAGGCCCAGGTAAAGGTCGTGCTGTATAAGCAGGCAAACTTTCTGGGTAAAATAACAACACCTGCCCTGATGATCGAAGAGGGTGCGGTGGTCCGTGGTGAAATCAATATGGAAGAAGATTCAGTTGAACCCCAGCAGGAATAAAATTGCCAACTCTGTCTGCAGAAGAAAAACCGGATGGATTTTCTTGCCTGCTGGGTGGTGGAAAATCCATAATCGGCAGGATTTTCTGTGAAAATTCTAACAATATTTTGAGGTATTAAAACTATATTTTCGGAATTTTCACAAAAATGTTTTGACACAAGCTTCTAAATCGGCTAAACGCTCTGTGTCTTTCACCATAAAAAAGCAACTTTGAACTTAATTTCACATTCTCTTGGGAGGCGCTATGATTGAACTTAATGTCACGTTTTTCATTCAACTTGTTAATTTTCTTATGGTTCTTCTATTGTTGAACGTAATTCTCTACAAACCCATACGCGGCATGCTCAGGAAAAGGGCTGAGATTATGTCTAACAGGGTGAACGAGATAGAGTCATTTTCATCCTCAGCAGTAGATAAGATGAAAGCCTATGAAGCAGAGCTTGAAAAAGCAAGACTAAGGGCTCAGGAGATCAGAAGCTCCTTTAAGGAAGAAGGTTATTCCAAGGAAAAGGAGCTGGTTGAAACTGCGTCAGGCGAAGCTGGCGTGATGATCAGGGAGGCAAGGCAGAAAGTTTCTTCAGAAAAAGAATCTGCCCTAACCAAACTCAAGAAAGATGTGGAAAAATTCGCAACTACTGCAACTGATAGAATTCTTAGCAAGGCATAATCATACATTTCTATTAAGGAGGGCTGTGTGTTGAAAGGAAATAAAAACGTACCGATTATTTTGGCGCTCCTGTTGGTTGCTGCTGGAATTTTCAACGTTGTGGACCCTATGAATTTTCATCCGGATCTGAAAAATCAGATCTGGAGGGTCATCAACTTTGTCATTTTTCTGGCTGTAATCTACTACGCCGGGGGTAAAAAACTGTTTACCTTTTTCCCGGGTCGAAGCAAGGAAATTGAGTCCGAACTCAATGATCTTGCAGCGCGCAGGGAAAATGCCGAGCAGAAATTGGCAGATGTGGAAAAGAGCATTGCCAATCTCGAGGAAGAGAGAGCCAAGCTGATTGAACAGGCCAAAGCTCAGGGTGAAGCCCTGAAGTCAGAGATCATTGCCAAGGCAGAAACTGCCGCGGAACTGATCAAGCAGCAGGCCAGGGTCAGTGCAGAACAGGAAGCAAAGTTGGCACTTGAGGAAATCAAGGCCGAGCTTGCGGAGCAGGTAACAGAGGCTGCCGAAGCCATGATCAGGAAAAAACTCAAGGCCGAGGACCATAAAGCTTTAATTAACGACAGTCTAACAAGGGTGGTGCTAAATTGATAGGTAATATAGTCGCACGCAGGTACGCCCGGGCCCTTTTTGCCCTTGGACAGAAACAGGGCGATAAAGAGCTTAAGGCTTATGGTGAGGATATGACAAAGATTGTCAGTGCTTTAGAGGGAGCCCCTGAGCTGCTTAGGATT
This genomic interval from Desulfonatronovibrio magnus contains the following:
- the clpS gene encoding ATP-dependent Clp protease adapter ClpS, yielding MTREITDEQVSQEAFEDDEIREPRRFKVLLHNDDYTTMEFVIYVLQKVFNKTEGEAVQIMMSVHKNGIGICGIYTAEVAETKVVMVKSMARKEGYPLKCTMEEV
- the clpA gene encoding ATP-dependent Clp protease ATP-binding subunit ClpA; protein product: MLSSELERIIARAIREVKVRHHEYLTLEHILYAYLLDNKGKQVLSGCGADLFKLKNQLERFFLDHLEVLPPSGDREIVQTIGVQRVMHKALKHVQSAGKNMIQAGDLLAVMLEEDDAFAVYYLRTQGLTRLDVLEYISHEMDTDQPGSACPGCKPKEKKGKSFLEQYTENLVQKAAKGLIDPLVGREMEMKRVIQVLLRRRKNNPIFVGDPGVGKTAMAEGLALRISEKKVPESFLKTKIFALDMGSLLAGTKFRGDFEARLKGVINEIKNIKGAILFIDEIHTIVGAGATSGGSMDASNILKPVLASGEVRCIGSSTYEEYKNHFEKDKALSRRFQKIDLPEPGLTESIAILKGLKPYYEEFHKVRYMPSAIESAVDLSARFINDRFLPDKAIDVMDEAGSIHVLEGAPKGKKQITPKDIEKVIASMARIPMQQISSSDRARLHELDHDLKKVIFGQDNAVNILAKAIKRSKAGLREPNKPVGSFLLIGPTGVGKTELSKQLAQVLNVKFIRFDMSEYMEKHAVARLIGAPPGYVGFDQGGLLTEAIRKNPYCILLLDEIEKAHPDMFNILLQIMDYATLTDNNGRKADFRHATLLMTSNAGAREMSSKSIGFGQESSSDLSAKGINAVQKLFSPEFRNRLDAIVPFEPLSTGVMESIVDKNIVELNQRLTDKKLSIELSKPARAWLARKGFDPAFGARPLSRVIQEEIKDPLAEKLLFENTDKNSVIKVELNRKKDKLNFKVSA
- a CDS encoding TIGR01212 family radical SAM protein (This family includes YhcC from E. coli K-12, an uncharacterized radical SAM protein.), with the protein product MEFYNKLSSYWKKKFGTRVRKVPLDAGFSCPNRDGTISFKGCTFCNEQGSGTGLFNKDISLKDQYNLFREKLLKKNKSLKLAAYLQSYSNTYCSSRHLTSTLEQITDMKDLAVLCLGTRPDCLNREKCQILASFPAQEIWLDLGLQSSDDLTLQRINRGHKADDFALACTMAHNLGIKVCAHVIAGLPGENIHNFRKTINFINDLPVQGIKIHNLYVCRGTAMAQMWYQGEYTPLSLHEYISWTVQALSRLRPDIVIHRLTGDPAPGELLAPDWAAGKMAVLNDLNKLMAEKMIIQGSQWN
- the aat gene encoding leucyl/phenylalanyl-tRNA--protein transferase, with the translated sequence MSVSFLTKGTVFPHPENADPDGLLAIGGDLSEQRLLNAYSKGIFPWYSPGSPILWWAPSPRLILYPEKLHISRSLRRTLNSGRFTVTADRAFERVIEYCAGVSRPDGNGTWIVPEMMDAYIRLHKSGYAHSVEVWSNNKLAGGVYGVSLGKAFFGESMFYFLPDASKVALVKLVGFLAKNKFHFIDCQQTTQHMLRFGAEEVSGRIFYHNLQGAVVKKGLNHNWQNIFHQQQVNF
- the truA gene encoding tRNA pseudouridine(38-40) synthase TruA; amino-acid sequence: MELTRIRLTLAYDGTEYNGWQLQHEQPTVQGTLEKAISRICSCQVRVHGAGRTDAGTHALGQVAHFDPPDDKISLPWNKALNSLLPSSIRVIDLQTVSRDFHSRFSALSKTYNYTYWTEKLFVYPQRRRYVHKTGPLDIKAMTEAAASLVGRHDFRAFMNTGSSVNTCTRTVHKVSFSAGLYPQETVLRISADGFLKQMVRNIAGTLEVIGRNKYPVHYLDQLMKGKDRTTGPATAPAKGLCLESICYPD
- a CDS encoding rod shape-determining protein, producing the protein MPRILDKIFGAVSNDLAIDLGTANTCVYVKGKGIVLSEPSVVAVKKDSRGTNKVLSVGSEAKKMLGRTPGNITAIRPMKDGVIADFEVTEAMLRHFISKVHNSRRLVRPRIIICVPTGITQVEKRAVKESAQSAGAREVYLIEEPMAAAIGANLPITEPTSNMVVDIGGGTTEVAVISLSGIVYSRSVRVGGDKMDDAIKHHVKRKYNMLIGEGSAEAIKTTIASAYPLDEEQEMVVKGRDLVSGIPQNITITSEEVRKAISEQVDSIVQAVRVALEQTPPELAADIVDRGIVLTGGGALLKGLDQLLRDETSLPITVVDDPLSTVVMGSGKVLDSLDVLKEVTID
- the mreC gene encoding rod shape-determining protein MreC; its protein translation is MEISQKKIIGLLFLFIILYLSLYTWNARSGVLDRLAAYTGLEFVGWVIKPGKLLHNHAADFWSTYIDLVAVHKENKALKQQVKELKLQIMAKSERAASASRLESMLGFAPPSGWQSSGARVVAHDFGPIGALNSLIVDKGKLQGVAVDMPVIHPDGVVGRTFRNGLNFSSVLILSDPNSRIPVISSETRVPGIISGQGYQKPLTLQYVHLNSQLEKGEMLVTSGLAGIYPKGLPVARVSSILRSEVSLFLIVEAEPMVDFRKLEEIMVLNKDERLKIRDLGFEG